In Rutidosis leptorrhynchoides isolate AG116_Rl617_1_P2 chromosome 6, CSIRO_AGI_Rlap_v1, whole genome shotgun sequence, the DNA window TTAGGGTTTAGATAGGTGATTAGAGTTAGTGTATTGTAATTTATGAATAGTCGATTAATGTAATACATAATACCCGCGGGGTTCATATTAATTTACAATACGGTCCAAGAAATATGACAAGCACAATGTTAAGAAACATCAAACATGTAAACTTCATAAATTAAACGACATCCAAAATTATATATGTCACGACTAGTTCGCGACCATTGACTTACCTTCATGGTATTAGTTATTTTGAAAACTTGACCTTTCAGTAGTAAGGATATGGAATTTGCCATGGTTTACTAAAGAAAATGCATcatgaaagaaattttgtcttGAAATGTTTGAGTGGTAAAAGATCAGGATATAAAGCATAATGCTTTCTTGTGCAGACACTAATTGTACAATCCAACAATGCTTTGTTGTACAAATTAGATAATATCTTTAGTCTTTACCCTACCACTTCGTCATTTTCATGCACTACTACATTTGTACCAACCACCAAAAAAATGTACCTCTTGTCTACCATTACTAAAAATTATTGATACTTAGTAACGAAAGTAATCATAGGCAAGATGATTTAGTGATGAAAACGtcatgatgttttttttttttttttgaaaggcaataatattaataacaacaattgtACATGTGGTTTAGGAGAACCACTTTAAACAAGATTACATCAAGAATAGAACTTATCAGATTGCTAGGTAAGCAATACCAACAAGACACGACCATTACACGAGAATGTTAAACACTAAGATAGAAGGAAGGGTTAGACAACCAGATATGCCAAGTGAGTTTCTTGGCCCGCGATCTATTGGATATCCACTCAAAAGATTTCATTTGGATTTCATTTAAGGTTACCGGAATATTCCAAGATTTACCTCGGAATATCAAGTTGTTTCGGATATTCCAAATGAAATAAGCACATACTCATTCGACCGCTTGCCATACTTTCTTCCCGAATGCCGAAGAAGGAATTGGAGCGTTGCCACGAAGAATTTCGTTCAAACTTAGGTTGTTGAATAGACCAAAGTTCCACCACCCGAAGACTCGATTCCAAATATCCATAGCATTTTTGCAAAAAATGAATGTATGATCCAACGTCTCGATATCGTCATCACAAATAGGGCACCTAACCGAATGCAAATCGATACCCCTTTTGTCAAGTTCCACCCGCACCGGTAAGCGTTTTTTTAAAACCCGCCATACAAAAATTTCCAACTTTTTAGGGATCAAGTTATTGCGAATTGTAGCTGCTGCTGTGATATTGATTTGTGACTGCTCCTCTAACAGGTTTGTCAATTCCTTTACTGAGAAGATGCCACTCGAAGCCGGAGACCAGAACCATGTATCCCTGTTCCTGCTACTGAACTCGAAAGCTTCAAGGCCACTGATTAGATCAGACATTTCACCACTCGTACGTCCTGTAGGTTCACGAGACCATTCCCAATTAAAGTGCATGCCAGATTCTATTTTCACGACACGATCACCAACAGTTGCGGTTTTATGTTTTTCTAATCTGAATAGCCTTGGATATTTTTCTCGAAGAGTACAGATACTGAACCATTGATCATTCCAGAACAAAGTTGAAGCTCCATCACCAATTTGCCTGATGAAAGAATTCCTGAAGTTCACTTTTGCTTCGTCTATTGTGCTACCTGCCATAATAATGTTAGACCAAGTACCCGAAGATGATGGGCGAAAAGGTACACCCGCCATCTCCAAGCCACCCGAATTACCATAAATGCTACGAATAATTTTTGCCCAAAGTGAGttcgtttcggttttaaacctccaccaccatttccccAAAAGTGCGAGGTTTTAGTTTTTTAAAGACCCGATgtttaacccccccccccccccccccgatcgTATGATGAAATAACgttttcccatttaacccaagcaaTTTTATTCCCCGATTCGGTCCCGCCCCAAAAAAAGGAACGTCTCACTCTTTCAAGTATTTTTAACACACAAGGCGgagcacgaaagagcgagaagtaatACAGCGGTAGACTATTTAGGACCGATTTCAAAAGGACTAATCGACCTCCAAACGACATCATACGCATTTTCCAACTTGATAACCTTGATTTGAATTTATCTATTACCGGTTTCCAATCTTTGAGTTTCTTCATATttttactgtgatgacccagaaatttcgactaaatttaaacttaatctttgtatgattaacatttccgacacgataagcaaagtctgtaaaactgaatctcaaaatttttgaattacttttatatatttaaatacccttcggttgttttcgacgattcgcgaacaattatatgtaaatagatacatatatactataacatgaaaaggtaacaatgtattaattgtttgataccgtacattaaacttattggtttaaatatctatttgaatgtatatgataagttgaaatatttattattaaaatttatttataaataacttccaatgtgtatttaaaaaaaactgatttatatatattaaaaagatatatacatatatataatttcaagttatttagtaaacgatagtaacatttcaaattgctacagtacccaaaatgctacagtgtttttgaaaatcactatttgctacagtgaaattgactttgctacagtaactttgctacagtggtatattttatggatgatttaagactatattttgacaaaggtacgattcacgaaacgtaaagtacaagttttctcagcgtacgaaagggcgttcgaaaaaccggaaccgggacataagtcgagtgacaacgtacgacttatcggaataaaaattacaagtcaactatgcacgtgaatttaataaaatatataattaattaatttaaattatatatattatatttatatttttatattatgtcgacaaactaggagccaaaacaatgtgagctgtccctggtcctcatgcgagtcgcatggccagaaggccatttccatgcgagtcgcatgactccagattccaggccaggtactataaattcaggtgttttgctcgaataaaaaaaaatcaaaacacacatacacaaatatatattactccgtataatatttattattattattattattattattattattattattactattaagattattattaatcttattaatcttattattagtattattatttttgcaatacaaaaataataatgtacataaaatattacgacggagtactgtccaagtaattttcaaaacgagtttccgagcgagctagagctaaggaaaatatgggttattgccaaggaggttatgggtaatgttcgggggtatttttttgaatcaaacctcgtgtttattatctccgatgcgtctacatgctttcctacaatattgtatatcaatattaaacagtgagtttcatatgatcccttttactctctacatttttgggctgagaatacatgcaaatgctttattaaccgatatacaatatttatatgtgtgagtttcattgcttcctttttaattgcttttgcaatatatatttttgggctgagaatacatgcaatttattttaaacgcaatggatacaagtacatacttaattctacaccgagtttgaaccgaaaatcccttagctttggtaactagtaactgccggttataagaactggtgggcgcgagtagtagtatatggatccatagggcttgacatccccgtccgagctagagcgctagccttttaacggacgtatgctatttgagaagcgtacacgttggtttgcgtgtattatttagatgattatacaaagggtacaaattatatatacgttaaagtttagttaccagggtgctcaattttgtagaaccaattgataaacgtttcggatgaaacaactgaaatcttgtggtccaccttttatgttaaaacatattgataaacgttttgaataaaataactgaacttttgtaatccatattgatatacggattatgtgtaatattaaaactatgaactcaccaacctttgtgttgatatttgaagcatgtttattctcaggttccctagaagtcttccgctgtttgcttagatgttagacaagctatgtgcatggagtcttacatgacatattttcaaggaaacgttgcattcaccaaatcatcaccatgtatcttattttgactgcattgtcaacggaaatactgttgtaaactattatttatggtgattgtctatatgtaaaaatcatcatatgtcgaaaacctttgatttaaatattcatttatggtgcgccttttcaaaagaatgcaatgtttacaaaacgtatcatatagaggtcaaatacctcgcaatgaaatcaattaatgacgtgttcgtccatatggatttggagcgatcgtcacatttacCAATAGTCAACCCAAGATATGTAAACGGAAGGCTCCCGACTTGGCAGCCAATATGATTAGCAAGACAACTAACCTCATTGAATCTCACCCCGATCCCATAAAGGCAACTTTTTACAAAGTTTACCTTTAGCCCAGACGCCAATTCAAAACAAGTAAGTAATTCCGAATACTACAAACGTTATCCTTACTCCATTCACCGATAAAGATGGTATCATCGGCGTATTGAAGGTGAGAGATTAGAATTTTGTCGTTCCCAATTTCCGCACCTTTGAAGAGCCCTCTATCCAATGCAGCTTTAGTTAAAATATTTAATCCTTCTGTAGCAAGAATAAAAAGAAATGGGGATAATGGGTCGCCTTGCCTTACACCACGATTTTGAAAGTAGGATTTTAAGTTCGAACATATCTAAGTGAACATCTTAGAGGTGGCCATGGAAATGGTCAAAATATCAACAAGATATATTGGTTAGACGGTGTACATTTGAATAAATTAGAAAATTTACATTTTCTAATTAACGTGTACAAAAAAACTTATTATATGCTCTCCCTTTACCGTTTTCAAAAGTATATTACTTGTTTGATACGAGTACAAGATACAGACATTTCATTCCAAGTTTTATAAATATGATTTGTACTTCTCTTCAATTACCCCTTTAACTTTTTActaaattaaaatgaatatatgtcCCCCGTGTTTTATAGCTAGCACTTACCTCATTCGTTTCTTTAACTTTTGCATCTTCATTATTTGTACTTCACAATTTCAAATAATTATAGTGTAGCTTGATTTCTGTCTTTATTCTTTAGTGAAAAGTTGAATAACATCCAATCAGCTTGAAATGTAAATATGGACACAATTTGGTGGATAATTGAGTCACCTAAGCAATATTTATTTTATACTCGGTAATATTCATATGGTGACAGCTTTTAACTGATACGCGTACTAAATATATTTGAGAAACAGATACCCTGCTTTATCTAAGCTTGCTTCTTTCTAGTTCTTTGCGAAGTGATCTACAGTAGTTTTTTATCAATGATAATTTCAGTATTGAGAAATTACTTTAATAATCCGTTATTATAATTACAGCTTGTACGGAAACAACCATTGAAATCAACAAAGCTCATAAAACCTTTAACCAAATCTTTGTCTACCATGCTCATCGTACATCAATCCGAACCGTGTAATTAGTACTATGTTTTATTAATACGCTCTTTAGAGATATTACAAACCCTAAAATGTGCAGGGTTCCTAACGGACCCAATCCCACAATCGAATTTGAGCCTAACCTAATATAGTATGTTTAATTCAACAAACATAATCGAAAAAGCACTGTTCCTTTTGATCGTTCAAGTGGTTGCCATGATTTGCTTGAAATCGCTTCGAATATAACATTGTAGTATTTGTAACAAAGACCTGATTATCCTTTCCTTTCCTTTCCTTAAAAAAATGTAGGAACGCAATTCTCTTACTTTTTTCGGCTTCCTTTCATTCTCTCCAAAATAAAATTGGAGAACAAATAAAATATTGCAACCCACAATCACCACCATTTGGTCTTTCGTCAATTTTTAGTCCAACAACATTTTGGAGTCTACAAAAAAATAATTGTTCTTCTTTTTAAAACTCTAAGAGCCAGTTACTTGTTTCTCATCTTCCAAATTTGACGACACGTCAGAACATGTTGACGTGTCCCTAGAACCACAACTACCAAACGACGATGCTCTACTTGACACAGGTGTTGCAATAAACGTAGGGTTCGCTTGTCCCGCCATAATTACCAAATACTTTTCTTCAAAAGGAGGTACCAAGTCTTTATCATTTTGGTCCCCTTTTGAGTCTCCGGCCTCAAGATCTCGCTCTCCTTCGTGACGATTCTCCATATCGCCCGAAAGCTTCCAATATGAACAAGCAAGGATTAAGAGAGCAAAAGCAATGAGACCCAACATGGCTGCAAGGCCTCCGAATAAGTACGGCACCGGTGAGTGCCATGGTGATCGTTGATAAGGCAAGGACGACGGAGCCATTGAAGGAACTGTTTGTTGCATCATTAGTTTAATGATTGAAGATAGTTAATTAAAGAGAATTGGAATGTTGAAATATTATGTTTCTTAATGGATATGAGTGGATTGAGAACTTGTTATCTCATGTTGTATTTATAGAATAAAAAGTTGATGGTTTTTTTAATTTTATCTTCTTTTCCTTTGTGAAATAGTAGTAGTAGCATATAATAATTATGTGTGGCGTCATTGTATGGGGCCTCTAGACAACATTATAGTAATGGTATAATTGTAAAATTTCATTAAAATCGACTAAAATGTTGATAATTTTGTCTAATATTGTGTAAAAGCTCTGTTTCTCCTGCATATGCATCAACCACTAAAAGCTCTGTTTATGATGGTTTTTTTAGTAAAACACGAGTACAAACTGTACAATTCATTAGTAAAAACTCATAGTAAAACATGAGTACATCTATGAACAATATTTATTTTCGTTTCGTTGTGCTCCTCCTTTGGCCCGTTTTGCTATGTACAACTTTACGATGCTTAATTATAGTGGTTAAGGTCATGTCATGAATAATAGTTTTACGGTTTTGTATCAAT includes these proteins:
- the LOC139852927 gene encoding protein GLUTAMINE DUMPER 2-like, translating into MMQQTVPSMAPSSLPYQRSPWHSPVPYLFGGLAAMLGLIAFALLILACSYWKLSGDMENRHEGERDLEAGDSKGDQNDKDLVPPFEEKYLVIMAGQANPTFIATPVSSRASSFGSCGSRDTSTCSDVSSNLEDEKQVTGS